The Streptomyces rimosus genomic interval GCAGAACACCCTGGGCAAGCTCCAGCTGCACAACCGCGTCGAGCTGGTGCGGTACGCGATAGAACGCGGCCTGGACGAGGCGTGAGCCCGCGCCGCCCGGGGCGCGATGCCGTCCGTGCGGCGCGCGGGACGCCGTACGCGCCCTGTGCCATCCGCTCGTACGAGTGAACGCATCGCGCCAACTCCCCGGCATTTCCGGGGAATTCGCCTTCCGCCCCATCCCTGGGTGACACACCTCGCCATTAGCGTGACCGGCGTCGGCACAGCACGGCCGCGCGCGGCCACCGGCGCGGGCGCGGCCCCTCACGGATGAAGGTGATGAAGCGATGCGGGTCGGAGTACTGACCGGCGGCGGTGACTGCCCCGGTCTGAACGCGGTCATCCGGGGCGTGGTGCGCAAGGGCGTCCAGGAGTACGGCTACGGTTTCGTCGGCTTCCGGGACGGCTGGCGCGGGCCGCTGGAGGGCGACACGGTACCGCTCGACATCCCCGCCGTACGCGGCATCCTGCCCCGCGGCGGCACGGTCCTCGGCTCCTCGCGGACCAACCCCCTCAAGCACGAGGACGGCATCCGCCGGATCCGGGAGACCCTCGCCAAGGAGGAGGTCGAGGCGCTGATCACGATCGGCGGCGAGGACACCCTCGGCGTCGCCGCCCGGCTCTCCGGCGAATACGGCATCCCCTGCGTCGGCGTGCCCAAGACCATCGACAACGACCTGTCCGCCACCGACTACACCTTCGGCTTCGACACCGCCGTCGGCGTCGCCACCGAGGCCATCGACCGGCTGCACACCACCGCCGAGTCCCACATGCGCGTCCTGGTCGTCGAGGTGATGGGCCGGCACGCGGGCTGGATCGCACTGCACTCCGGACTGGCCGGCGGCGCCAACGTCATCCTCATCCCCGAGCAGCGCTTCGACGTGGACCAGGTCTGCGGCTGGATC includes:
- a CDS encoding 6-phosphofructokinase — protein: MRVGVLTGGGDCPGLNAVIRGVVRKGVQEYGYGFVGFRDGWRGPLEGDTVPLDIPAVRGILPRGGTVLGSSRTNPLKHEDGIRRIRETLAKEEVEALITIGGEDTLGVAARLSGEYGIPCVGVPKTIDNDLSATDYTFGFDTAVGVATEAIDRLHTTAESHMRVLVVEVMGRHAGWIALHSGLAGGANVILIPEQRFDVDQVCGWIESRFKVRYAPIVVVAEGAMPKDGDLVLKHGTKDSFGHVRLTGVGEWLAKEIEERTGKEARTTVLGHTQRGGTPSAFDRWLATRFGLHAIDAVRDGDFGKMVALRGTDIVRVPLAEATAKLKTVDPKLYAEAGVFFG